In one Chitinophaga sancti genomic region, the following are encoded:
- a CDS encoding response regulator transcription factor, with product MTITVNSYAVTPIRLAIVDDHKLFRQGIINLLKTYPQFDMIIEAESCPQLLAALAIQLPDIILMDIEMPETDGMQTCKQILQLYPQMKIIALSMHTADNFIFHMMKMGARSYLHKDIDQDGLREAIEEVAAKGFYFTEKIGEAMLRGVQSKSIQKPYMNGNSLTPREKEVLTFICKGMTNSEIAAKLFISIRTVEGHRQHLLDKTGTTNSVSLAVFAIKTGLLSADEVGGHF from the coding sequence ATGACCATTACTGTAAATTCATATGCTGTGACACCCATCAGACTTGCCATCGTGGATGATCATAAACTCTTCCGCCAGGGAATTATCAACCTGCTGAAGACCTATCCTCAATTTGACATGATCATTGAAGCGGAAAGCTGCCCGCAATTGTTAGCAGCACTTGCTATTCAACTACCAGATATTATTTTGATGGACATAGAAATGCCGGAGACCGATGGCATGCAAACCTGTAAACAGATCCTTCAGCTATACCCACAAATGAAGATCATCGCATTGTCTATGCATACTGCCGATAATTTCATTTTTCATATGATGAAGATGGGTGCAAGAAGTTACCTGCATAAAGACATTGACCAGGATGGCCTGCGGGAAGCAATAGAAGAGGTGGCGGCAAAGGGATTTTATTTCACTGAAAAGATAGGAGAAGCCATGCTGCGCGGTGTACAATCAAAGTCTATACAGAAGCCATATATGAATGGAAATTCCCTTACTCCCAGGGAGAAGGAAGTTTTAACATTTATTTGTAAAGGGATGACGAACAGTGAAATTGCCGCTAAGTTATTCATCAGTATCCGTACTGTAGAGGGGCACAGGCAGCATTTACTCGATAAAACCGGTACTACCAATTCCGTAAGCCTGGCAGTGTTTGCGATCAAGACCGGGTTGCTGAGCGCCGATGAAGTGGGAGGACATTTTTGA
- a CDS encoding SusC/RagA family TonB-linked outer membrane protein has translation MEKYLRGLRQGLLFACIFCLSVTHVLRAQANELDNVRISVTFNKVSLSQALEIIGQKSNWGITFDDGDVAISRPITYQANNTSVTDILHYILKETSLNFKTYKTTIVIYHAKEQIITGRVLDNKGLPLIGVNIIEKGTHNGTNSDASGHFSIKVSDNAILVFSYIGFATVERAAAANMSVTMQEDMGKLNELVVVGYGTQKAKDLTGSISHIDMKGKENSATTDLVAALQGITPGLNARSGSMAGETGGLSIRGKTSLSASDVPLIILDGVIFNGSTADLNINDIASVDVLKDASSAAVYGSRSANGVLVITTKTGSSDKPTFNLNAYYGSQDHANTQMTKIMNAEQYARRLVDYYYQQDLYSWYATGPASADNRPVRPDVNDKEVVASYLRTDEEKTNYLNGYQINWLNEVFRKAPIQSYSLSVSGKTPRTNYYLSTSYADQQGIIVNDQFKRLTFFAKFENKITDWLKIEFDPTFTHRDYSGLETSLANALIASPLGNKYNEAGQFPVYIASESYAYHPLAHLYVSDKEPIDNLNLVLKGRMRIPKIEGLEYEFNYNKNYIFNRHFQYFPKAIAEGSQVNGSAGKTIKNQTKWLVNNIITYKHTFNKIHSIDVTLLHSDEELTSETTAASGTGFNSEKLGYNALELAEVQTSSSAGSREYTRSFLGRVNYGFRDRYLLTATVRRDGYSGFGSNKKWGSFPSVSLGWVMTEESFMKVKWLDFLKLRLSYGTNGNQGIGAYNSQAEMSSTNTVFGANTAIGLYASSMGNDDLGWEKTKSVNAGIDFRVLDSRISGSVDVYNATTTDVLVERAIPTISGNSSVWDNIGGIKNHGVEVSLETQNVKQKDFNWTTGFVFAINRNKITKLYDNVTQDIGNGWFVGQSINSVYGYETQGIWQEKDLFNKTIMAGSYPGQFKIKDQNGDAQITADGDRKILGSTDANYRFSINNTLSYKRFSLSIFLNSVQGGNGYYMASNTGVLVTGGTDKAYRLNRPNVRAYWTPDNPVNDAPGMYYNPKIAPSVYQDKSFVRLQDVTLSYNFNNKVIKKWGFNNLRFYVSGRNLYTWTKWAGWDPDGGPGVTSPMIRSFIGGVNTSF, from the coding sequence ATGGAAAAATACCTTAGGGGGCTAAGGCAGGGATTACTATTTGCCTGTATTTTTTGCCTTAGCGTTACACATGTGCTCAGGGCCCAGGCCAACGAACTGGACAATGTCCGGATATCGGTTACATTTAATAAAGTCAGTCTTTCCCAGGCCTTAGAAATTATTGGACAAAAAAGTAACTGGGGAATTACTTTTGATGACGGGGATGTTGCTATCTCACGCCCTATCACTTATCAGGCAAATAATACAAGTGTTACTGACATTCTTCATTACATTCTCAAAGAGACCTCGCTCAATTTCAAAACTTACAAGACTACGATTGTCATTTATCATGCAAAGGAACAAATCATTACGGGCAGAGTGCTCGACAATAAAGGGCTCCCTTTAATTGGGGTAAACATTATTGAGAAAGGTACACACAATGGTACCAATTCCGATGCCAGCGGTCACTTTTCCATTAAGGTGAGTGACAATGCGATCCTGGTATTTAGTTATATCGGCTTTGCTACCGTAGAACGTGCGGCAGCTGCGAATATGTCAGTGACCATGCAGGAAGATATGGGCAAACTGAACGAACTCGTGGTAGTAGGTTATGGTACGCAAAAAGCAAAAGACCTCACCGGCTCCATTTCTCACATTGATATGAAGGGGAAGGAGAATTCTGCCACCACTGACCTGGTAGCAGCCTTACAGGGCATCACCCCGGGATTGAATGCACGAAGTGGTAGCATGGCGGGAGAAACAGGGGGCCTTTCTATTCGTGGTAAAACCTCTTTATCTGCCAGCGATGTGCCGCTGATCATTTTGGATGGTGTGATCTTTAATGGTTCCACCGCCGATCTGAACATCAATGATATTGCTTCTGTAGATGTGCTTAAAGATGCGAGTTCCGCTGCTGTATACGGTTCCCGCTCTGCGAACGGGGTGCTCGTGATCACTACTAAAACCGGTAGTTCCGATAAGCCTACCTTCAATCTGAATGCTTACTATGGTAGCCAGGATCACGCGAATACCCAAATGACGAAGATCATGAATGCGGAGCAATATGCCCGCAGACTTGTTGACTATTACTATCAGCAGGATCTGTATAGCTGGTATGCTACAGGGCCTGCCAGTGCTGATAACAGGCCGGTAAGACCCGATGTGAATGACAAAGAAGTGGTGGCTTCTTACCTGAGAACTGATGAGGAGAAAACCAATTACCTGAATGGCTACCAGATCAACTGGCTGAATGAAGTTTTCAGAAAAGCACCGATCCAATCTTATTCCCTGAGCGTATCAGGAAAGACACCAAGAACCAACTATTATTTATCTACATCTTACGCCGATCAGCAGGGTATTATTGTCAACGATCAGTTTAAAAGACTGACTTTCTTTGCCAAGTTTGAAAATAAAATTACCGACTGGCTGAAAATAGAATTTGATCCAACCTTTACACACCGCGATTATTCAGGGCTGGAAACCTCGCTGGCAAATGCCCTCATTGCAAGTCCGCTGGGTAATAAATACAATGAGGCAGGGCAGTTCCCCGTGTACATTGCCAGCGAGTCTTACGCTTACCACCCACTCGCACACTTGTATGTGTCAGACAAGGAACCTATCGATAACCTGAACCTGGTGCTGAAAGGCAGAATGAGGATCCCAAAGATCGAAGGCCTGGAGTACGAGTTCAACTACAACAAGAACTACATCTTCAACCGTCATTTCCAGTATTTCCCAAAAGCAATTGCAGAGGGCTCCCAGGTGAATGGTAGTGCAGGTAAGACCATTAAGAATCAAACGAAATGGCTGGTGAATAATATCATTACTTACAAGCATACCTTTAATAAGATCCATAGCATTGATGTCACCTTATTGCATAGTGATGAGGAACTGACAAGTGAAACTACGGCTGCTTCAGGTACGGGTTTCAACTCTGAAAAACTCGGTTATAATGCCCTTGAACTGGCAGAAGTGCAGACGAGTTCCAGCGCAGGTTCCAGGGAATATACACGCTCTTTCCTGGGAAGGGTGAATTATGGATTCAGGGACCGCTATCTCTTGACTGCGACTGTAAGAAGGGATGGTTATTCCGGGTTTGGAAGTAATAAGAAATGGGGGAGCTTCCCTTCAGTATCACTGGGCTGGGTGATGACAGAAGAATCATTCATGAAGGTGAAATGGTTAGACTTCCTGAAGTTAAGATTATCATATGGTACGAATGGGAACCAGGGTATTGGTGCGTACAATAGCCAGGCCGAAATGTCCAGCACCAATACTGTATTTGGCGCCAATACTGCAATCGGTCTCTATGCATCCTCTATGGGGAACGATGACCTGGGATGGGAGAAAACAAAATCTGTGAACGCAGGTATTGACTTCCGCGTGTTGGATAGCCGTATCAGTGGTAGTGTAGATGTGTACAATGCTACGACTACCGATGTACTGGTGGAAAGAGCGATCCCTACTATTTCCGGTAACTCAAGTGTATGGGATAATATCGGGGGTATCAAGAACCATGGTGTGGAAGTAAGCCTGGAAACACAGAATGTCAAACAGAAGGACTTCAACTGGACCACCGGTTTCGTATTTGCCATCAACAGGAATAAGATTACCAAACTGTATGATAATGTTACCCAGGATATCGGGAATGGCTGGTTCGTAGGACAGTCTATCAATTCAGTGTATGGTTATGAAACGCAGGGGATCTGGCAGGAAAAAGATCTGTTCAACAAGACGATCATGGCGGGTTCCTATCCCGGTCAGTTTAAGATCAAAGATCAGAATGGAGATGCACAGATCACTGCTGATGGCGATCGCAAGATACTAGGTTCTACTGATGCTAACTATCGTTTCAGTATCAATAATACGCTCAGCTATAAACGTTTTTCACTCAGTATTTTCCTGAACTCTGTTCAGGGGGGCAATGGCTATTATATGGCGAGCAATACTGGTGTACTGGTAACAGGTGGTACGGACAAGGCTTATCGTTTGAACAGGCCTAACGTACGTGCATACTGGACACCTGACAACCCGGTGAATGATGCACCAGGTATGTATTACAATCCTAAGATAGCCCCTTCTGTGTACCAGGATAAAAGTTTCGTACGCCTGCAGGATGTGACCTTGTCTTACAATTTTAATAACAAGGTGATCAAAAAATGGGGCTTTAATAACCTGCGTTTTTATGTGAGTGGCAGGAATCTCTATACCTGGACCAAATGGGCAGGATGGGATCCTGATGGTGGCCCGGGTGTTACGTCACCTATGATCAGAAGCTTTATTGGGGGTGTGAATACTTCGTTTTAA
- a CDS encoding RNA polymerase sigma factor, with amino-acid sequence MGRNYQHLEEESLLRNIKYNDEESAFQELFYRYQDRVFRYAVKIVPTRELAEEILQDVFLKVWNYRAQIDENRPFSALLFKIAKNTILNTLKQQKTHQQLTPDTIENLAFHICPEHDMIWKQYVGILNDALATLPERCREIFQKSRFDGLSYEEIAQEMGISKDTVRLQIIKSLKQLKKYLLLHPEFDAVLMIMYLVIIS; translated from the coding sequence ATGGGAAGGAACTATCAACATCTTGAGGAAGAGTCATTATTACGCAACATTAAATATAATGATGAGGAAAGCGCTTTTCAGGAGCTCTTCTACCGCTACCAGGACCGCGTATTTCGCTATGCTGTTAAGATTGTGCCCACCAGGGAGCTTGCCGAGGAAATTCTCCAGGACGTATTCCTGAAAGTATGGAACTACCGGGCCCAGATAGACGAAAACAGGCCATTCTCCGCCCTGCTCTTCAAAATTGCAAAGAACACCATATTAAACACCCTCAAACAGCAAAAGACCCACCAGCAGCTGACCCCTGACACCATCGAAAACCTTGCCTTCCATATCTGCCCTGAACATGATATGATCTGGAAACAATATGTCGGCATCCTGAACGATGCCCTGGCCACCCTGCCCGAGCGCTGTCGTGAAATTTTCCAGAAAAGCCGTTTTGATGGGCTCTCCTATGAAGAAATTGCCCAGGAAATGGGTATTTCCAAAGACACCGTACGGCTCCAGATTATCAAATCCCTCAAACAACTGAAGAAATACCTGCTGTTGCATCCCGAGTTCGACGCAGTACTGATGATCATGTACCTCGTGATTATCAGCTAA
- a CDS encoding sensor histidine kinase, translating to MKYMLFCGILVILFLAISVIIFFIVYQKRLLAQQIRLQSVQHEYQRELLTSSIAAQEKERVRIGHDLHDEIGSSLSTAKLLVNQLNHTDPEKEQLVNSVKEILSHTIQNLKNISLNLYPSVLTKFGLVEGLQYLVSVLSQASPLTFTFDADEISGLELQQELALYRIVQELVNNAIKHSGASDVHLELRQTARFIQLSVRDNGCGFDPREAGKGGIGLKSIEARKEMLKAEMQIQSVPGEGTCIIVRLPVL from the coding sequence ATGAAGTATATGTTGTTCTGTGGTATCCTGGTCATCCTGTTCCTGGCGATTTCGGTGATCATTTTTTTCATTGTGTATCAAAAGCGTTTGCTGGCACAGCAGATCCGCCTGCAATCTGTACAGCATGAATATCAGCGTGAATTATTAACTTCAAGTATCGCTGCCCAGGAAAAGGAGCGGGTACGGATCGGGCACGATCTGCATGATGAAATAGGATCGTCTCTGTCTACCGCAAAATTGCTGGTGAATCAGCTAAACCATACTGACCCGGAGAAAGAGCAACTTGTTAACAGCGTGAAAGAAATATTGAGCCATACTATACAGAACCTGAAAAATATATCACTGAATCTATATCCTTCTGTATTGACAAAGTTTGGATTGGTGGAGGGATTGCAATACCTGGTATCGGTATTATCGCAGGCTTCACCGCTGACTTTTACTTTTGATGCAGATGAGATCAGTGGGCTGGAACTGCAGCAGGAACTGGCGCTGTATCGTATTGTGCAGGAGCTGGTGAATAATGCAATTAAGCATTCCGGAGCAAGCGATGTGCATCTGGAACTGCGGCAAACGGCGCGCTTTATCCAACTCAGTGTGCGGGATAATGGTTGCGGATTCGATCCCCGGGAAGCAGGGAAAGGAGGAATTGGCCTCAAAAGTATTGAAGCCCGTAAAGAAATGCTGAAAGCTGAGATGCAAATACAATCAGTACCGGGAGAGGGTACTTGTATTATAGTAAGATTGCCGGTATTATAA
- a CDS encoding RagB/SusD family nutrient uptake outer membrane protein — protein sequence MKMKYILLGALSLFLASCSNKVLDEKPIDFVSGANAFESPSDVEMGVVGLYSLGRNWYSNVDEKYMFCYVALGTDEAYYGEDPAGGTLCNWDTEIVPTGSLPQQYWTKAFDLVYQANTVLQGIDNFVWTDASQRAGYIAEAKFFRAFSYRILVTMYGDVPLLTKPVSTPRTDFVRASKDSVYSLIEEDLAYAAANLPKRGSEAAAGRLTQGAAWHLLSDVYLARQKYQEAADAASHVINDYGYALMTKRFGKQLNIFASENAFFDLFTMDNQNLSDNREAIWVIQNEPNTTGGGQYSGERAFGPAYYRVGNAPDGVKAIKGQLYNGTYTGYSDTLGRPVAWCRPTNYLAYNIWNGDWNDDRNAEANIKRHFYFDNPASSYNGKVIDWKLYSSRSSALKDTTQYLFPYYMKVAAPLNHYTDLGRSGGGYNHKDLYAMRLAETYLLRAEAYLGLGDAGKAADDINVVRSRSHAATISAGDVTIDFILDERARELYAEEWRMLTLMRLKKLVERVRKYNNDPSNPGVGILDHQNLFPIPQSDIDLNTGAVLTQNEGY from the coding sequence ATGAAGATGAAATATATTTTATTGGGAGCGCTTAGCTTGTTTTTAGCGTCCTGTAGTAATAAGGTGCTGGATGAAAAGCCGATCGATTTTGTATCGGGTGCCAATGCCTTTGAATCGCCCAGTGATGTGGAGATGGGGGTGGTAGGCTTGTATAGCCTGGGACGTAACTGGTACAGTAATGTGGATGAGAAGTATATGTTCTGTTATGTAGCATTGGGTACGGACGAAGCCTATTATGGCGAAGATCCTGCCGGTGGTACTTTGTGTAACTGGGATACGGAGATCGTACCTACGGGTTCACTACCGCAACAATATTGGACCAAAGCTTTTGACCTGGTATACCAGGCTAATACAGTGCTGCAGGGGATTGATAATTTTGTATGGACGGATGCCAGTCAGCGTGCAGGGTATATAGCTGAGGCGAAATTTTTCAGGGCATTCAGTTATCGCATTTTGGTGACGATGTATGGTGATGTGCCTTTGCTGACAAAGCCTGTCTCTACACCGAGAACTGATTTTGTAAGAGCCAGCAAGGATTCTGTCTATTCTTTGATTGAAGAGGACCTGGCATATGCTGCTGCTAATTTACCTAAGAGAGGAAGTGAAGCAGCTGCGGGCAGGTTGACACAGGGTGCTGCCTGGCATTTACTGAGTGATGTATACCTGGCACGTCAAAAGTACCAGGAGGCGGCAGATGCCGCTTCGCATGTCATCAATGATTATGGGTACGCATTGATGACGAAGCGGTTCGGCAAACAGCTGAATATCTTCGCAAGTGAGAATGCATTCTTTGACCTGTTTACCATGGATAACCAGAACCTGAGTGATAACAGGGAAGCGATCTGGGTGATTCAAAATGAACCTAATACCACAGGTGGTGGCCAGTATTCCGGTGAGCGTGCCTTTGGTCCTGCTTATTACAGGGTGGGTAATGCGCCTGATGGTGTGAAGGCAATCAAGGGCCAGTTGTACAATGGCACTTACACCGGTTACAGCGATACCCTGGGCAGACCGGTAGCCTGGTGCAGACCTACCAATTACCTGGCTTACAACATCTGGAATGGCGACTGGAATGATGACAGAAATGCTGAAGCGAATATCAAGCGGCATTTCTATTTCGATAATCCTGCTTCTTCTTACAATGGTAAGGTGATTGACTGGAAACTGTATAGCAGCCGTTCCAGTGCACTGAAAGATACTACGCAATATCTCTTTCCTTATTATATGAAAGTGGCAGCGCCATTGAACCACTATACTGACTTAGGTAGGTCTGGCGGTGGGTATAACCACAAGGACCTGTATGCTATGCGACTGGCAGAGACTTATCTCTTGAGGGCGGAGGCCTATTTAGGATTAGGTGATGCCGGTAAAGCGGCAGATGATATTAATGTAGTACGGAGCCGTTCGCATGCCGCTACGATTAGCGCGGGTGATGTAACGATCGATTTTATTCTCGATGAAAGAGCGCGGGAATTGTATGCAGAAGAATGGCGGATGCTCACTTTGATGCGGTTAAAGAAATTGGTGGAGCGTGTCAGGAAATACAATAATGATCCCTCGAACCCTGGTGTAGGTATCCTGGATCATCAAAATTTATTTCCTATACCGCAGTCTGATATTGACTTGAATACAGGCGCGGTATTGACACAAAACGAAGGCTATTAA
- the msrB gene encoding peptide-methionine (R)-S-oxide reductase MsrB, with the protein MRNARYLSMLLCMLFSCTGRAQQSKNKPDMHNPHYSRTDTTHLNVSNAEWKKILPADLYAVAREQATERAFTGKYWDADTRGTYYCAVCGNKLFRSDAKFASSCGWPSFFEADRPNSVIYKEDNTYGMQRIEVECARCNSHLGHIFDDGPPPTGKRFCMNSVSLDFEPDNH; encoded by the coding sequence ATGAGAAACGCACGATACCTGAGCATGCTGCTCTGTATGCTTTTCAGCTGCACCGGCCGCGCTCAGCAAAGTAAAAACAAACCAGATATGCATAACCCGCACTACTCACGCACAGACACGACCCATTTGAACGTCAGCAATGCAGAATGGAAGAAGATCCTGCCGGCTGACCTCTATGCAGTAGCCAGAGAACAGGCAACAGAAAGGGCTTTTACCGGTAAATATTGGGATGCAGATACCAGGGGTACCTATTATTGCGCAGTATGTGGCAATAAATTGTTCCGCTCTGATGCTAAATTTGCCAGTAGCTGTGGTTGGCCTAGTTTCTTTGAGGCTGACCGGCCTAACAGTGTAATCTATAAAGAAGATAACACCTATGGTATGCAGCGTATAGAGGTGGAATGTGCAAGGTGTAATTCGCACTTAGGCCACATTTTTGACGATGGTCCTCCACCTACCGGTAAGCGGTTCTGTATGAATTCCGTTTCCCTGGATTTTGAACCGGATAATCACTGA
- a CDS encoding HPP family protein, which yields MRKAGLIIYHETLIDLKEHIWTFIGAFFGIGAIGLLNSKFLPVSDNLFLIGSFGASAVLVYGIINSPLAQPRNLIGGHVVSALVGVTVYKLVPGEIWLTAALSVSLAIVMMQITKTLHPPGGATALIANIGTAKIKALGYLYVLSPVLSGVLILLLVAIVCNNATSHRSYPRNKSWYKFWERNYRVRYKRVHH from the coding sequence ATGCGCAAGGCCGGGCTGATCATCTACCATGAAACACTGATCGACCTTAAAGAACATATCTGGACATTCATTGGGGCATTTTTTGGAATAGGGGCTATTGGCCTGCTGAATAGTAAGTTCCTGCCAGTTTCTGACAATCTCTTTTTAATTGGCTCCTTTGGTGCCTCTGCTGTATTGGTATACGGTATTATTAATAGTCCGCTTGCACAACCCCGTAACCTGATCGGTGGCCACGTAGTAAGTGCCCTGGTAGGTGTGACCGTGTATAAACTGGTTCCCGGAGAGATCTGGCTCACCGCTGCCCTATCTGTTTCTCTTGCTATTGTAATGATGCAGATTACTAAAACTTTGCATCCCCCTGGAGGGGCTACTGCCCTGATTGCAAATATCGGCACGGCCAAAATAAAGGCGCTGGGGTACCTGTATGTATTAAGCCCGGTGTTGTCTGGTGTACTCATCTTATTGCTGGTGGCTATTGTATGTAATAACGCTACTTCTCACAGAAGCTATCCTAGAAATAAATCCTGGTATAAGTTCTGGGAACGGAATTATAGGGTGCGCTATAAGCGGGTGCATCATTAA
- a CDS encoding MBG domain-containing protein: MNRLLIALCFICLKGYGQKKYGDPDFPLTFSDSIQVHSSDTTVARVFLEDHKWMVQIMKAGEVDLTTDSTVEKLVIDKAPLTITANNAARCYGAPDPVFTVTYKGWVYDDSDSVLETRPTVSVNATNILIPSGAVAENYNITYVNGALTVYMLPSPTISADRGTVICGAKEMPLSASGKYAFTWLQHDSIIGKGSSLRVAAPGDYKVIAVDGNGCSGTSNVISMTQVLLPSVDFAYSSGCTGTSVYFTNKTKATGPVDYSWHSGDGQSSENNSASFTYKKAGTYTVVLTATPPSCPSMGGTSIHDITITEPIAARALPAVKAEPGKPLQLNARKMEGATYEWLPNNGLTDNKVIDPKVTLKAPETFFIRMTMKNGCTTTDTLKVSVTNPKAFMVQEEFSPNGDKQNDVLQVYARTIKTITSFDILDSMGNQVYQKSRKGEVAWDGNNMKGKKVPEGIYIWMAVGTDYYGKTVREQGTVKLTR; encoded by the coding sequence ATGAATCGATTACTCATTGCATTGTGTTTCATTTGTTTAAAAGGATATGGACAGAAAAAATACGGCGATCCGGACTTCCCGCTAACGTTCAGCGATAGTATCCAGGTGCATTCCTCGGATACGACTGTGGCAAGGGTATTCCTGGAAGATCACAAATGGATGGTGCAGATCATGAAGGCTGGTGAAGTGGATCTTACGACTGACAGTACGGTGGAAAAACTGGTGATTGACAAAGCACCGCTTACGATTACCGCGAACAATGCAGCCAGGTGTTATGGTGCACCAGATCCTGTTTTTACAGTGACCTATAAGGGATGGGTATACGATGACTCGGATAGTGTGCTGGAGACCCGGCCTACTGTTAGTGTGAATGCTACCAATATATTGATCCCTTCGGGGGCAGTTGCAGAAAACTATAACATTACTTATGTGAATGGCGCACTGACCGTGTATATGCTACCCTCTCCTACTATCAGTGCTGATAGGGGAACCGTGATATGTGGCGCAAAGGAAATGCCATTGAGTGCTTCAGGGAAATATGCTTTCACCTGGTTGCAGCATGATTCTATTATAGGAAAAGGGAGTTCCCTGCGAGTGGCGGCGCCCGGAGATTATAAAGTGATAGCGGTAGATGGGAATGGCTGTTCCGGCACTTCCAATGTTATCTCTATGACACAGGTATTACTGCCATCAGTTGATTTCGCTTATTCAAGTGGTTGTACCGGTACCTCTGTTTATTTTACCAACAAAACCAAGGCTACCGGCCCTGTTGATTACAGCTGGCATAGCGGCGATGGGCAGAGTAGTGAGAATAACAGTGCCAGCTTCACTTATAAGAAGGCAGGTACTTACACAGTGGTATTAACTGCTACCCCACCCAGTTGCCCTTCAATGGGAGGAACAAGTATTCACGATATTACGATTACCGAGCCGATCGCTGCCAGGGCATTGCCTGCCGTAAAAGCTGAACCGGGAAAACCTTTGCAGTTAAATGCCCGGAAAATGGAAGGTGCTACCTATGAATGGCTGCCGAATAATGGTTTAACGGATAATAAGGTGATTGATCCGAAAGTGACGCTGAAAGCCCCGGAAACTTTCTTTATCAGGATGACGATGAAGAATGGTTGTACCACTACCGATACCTTGAAAGTGAGTGTGACTAATCCCAAGGCATTTATGGTGCAGGAAGAGTTTTCTCCAAATGGAGATAAACAGAACGACGTGTTGCAGGTATATGCAAGAACGATCAAAACGATTACTTCCTTTGATATATTAGATAGTATGGGCAACCAGGTCTATCAAAAGTCGAGGAAAGGTGAGGTCGCCTGGGATGGTAATAATATGAAGGGTAAGAAAGTGCCGGAAGGGATTTATATCTGGATGGCAGTGGGTACTGATTATTATGGCAAGACAGTGAGGGAACAGGGTACTGTAAAACTAACAAGATAA
- a CDS encoding FecR family protein yields the protein MPPDPTTQLKKYFSGECSREEQQMIEQLLLTEDNQAFSAYLQAEWEAIPTNVIPDQTLAEERYARLLKKIHKKPDYKIWYWAAAIALLLILPLKFLFTGTELETITTGTGEHKDFVLADGSHVWLNCESSITYSKKFKERNITLKGEAYFSVTKDDAHPFIVSFGHYYTRVLGTSFDIKAYGEERPMITVTEGRVSVGGNGGVNYGILKANNRLTLSPREITLEKVPDTMQIVAWQKGEIQFHQTKLPAVVAELERWYNTDLVIANPNANMPSFTVVIKPNTSLDDVLQILSMTNKISYRQADNKILITAN from the coding sequence GTGCCACCTGATCCGACCACTCAATTGAAAAAATACTTCTCCGGGGAGTGTTCCAGAGAAGAGCAGCAAATGATTGAACAATTGCTGCTAACTGAAGACAACCAGGCGTTTTCTGCTTACTTACAGGCAGAATGGGAGGCTATCCCCACTAATGTCATCCCTGATCAGACCCTTGCAGAGGAGAGATATGCGCGCTTATTAAAGAAAATCCATAAAAAACCTGATTATAAAATATGGTATTGGGCGGCCGCGATTGCACTATTATTAATATTACCACTGAAGTTTTTATTCACCGGCACTGAGCTTGAAACGATCACTACCGGCACCGGCGAACATAAGGATTTCGTATTAGCGGATGGCTCTCATGTATGGTTGAACTGTGAATCTTCTATTACTTATTCAAAGAAATTTAAGGAACGGAACATTACCCTGAAAGGGGAAGCCTACTTTAGTGTGACAAAGGATGATGCCCATCCATTTATTGTCTCGTTTGGCCATTATTATACACGGGTACTGGGTACCTCGTTCGATATTAAAGCCTATGGAGAAGAACGGCCAATGATCACTGTGACTGAAGGCCGTGTATCGGTAGGCGGAAACGGTGGTGTAAATTATGGTATACTGAAGGCGAATAACCGCCTGACCCTATCCCCCCGGGAAATCACCTTAGAAAAAGTGCCTGATACTATGCAGATCGTAGCCTGGCAAAAAGGGGAAATACAGTTCCATCAAACGAAGCTACCTGCCGTGGTAGCGGAATTGGAAAGATGGTATAATACGGACCTGGTTATTGCAAATCCGAATGCCAACATGCCTTCTTTTACGGTTGTGATCAAACCTAATACTTCACTGGACGATGTGCTGCAGATCCTGAGCATGACAAATAAGATCTCTTACCGGCAAGCAGATAATAAAATTCTAATCACCGCAAACTAA